The following coding sequences are from one Coffea arabica cultivar ET-39 chromosome 11e, Coffea Arabica ET-39 HiFi, whole genome shotgun sequence window:
- the LOC113719480 gene encoding autophagy-related protein 9 isoform X1, translating to MMFSGQKGPNALNIFKWKWQNESSLEAGLLNDVPPEIELSDYHRAPSPGSESPSGLLNGDSLNVEPIADLDLFFERLYNYYCEKGLWCIIIKWIFELLSLAFTICFSGFFLLYVDWNGLRNAKCGMDAVESGIKPCDLAKEALHQHPLTPFTLAKSIIVGYLGIFSIYWIFCFLKFFAQLKDTLKIRHFYYNSLNVTDNEIKTLPWALLLEKVVQSQRSQQLCVVKDLSIHDVVMRLMRKENYLIGMLNKGVLAFPISPWVPGAGPTVKFGPNGVRYRLILTKTLEWTLNWCVLQSMFDRNFRIRREFISDPKTLKKRLMIVGFVMLLLSPFLVIFMLVYLFLRHAEQFYNHPSTASSRRWSNLSKWIFREFNEVDHFFKHRINTSILHASGYLKQFPSPMISIVARFISLVSGGFAAILIIVAFLEESLLEGHIFGRNLFWYAAVFGTITAISRAMVTDELLVLDPQGMMSLVVQHTHYMPKQWRGKENTEAVRMEFETLFQYTGMMLLEEMASIFLTPYLLIFVVPKRVDDVLQFIVDFTMDVEGVGHVCSFSVFDFQSHGNSRYGSPFNAPRLQRSSQGKMEKSFLSFRTSYPSWEPNTEGKLFLSALERFREQQLQAQALRPAYVTSRFQQFSPNYRVLSDRNSYLSREIPVNYLGTGYQLNSMLPMDGEQRDYPYILDWFYTSQPQQSNDLREVSSSSSGIAEECNNDLWTSPRLTQNEVTYDENWRHLLEDRARSHLEASTSAPLFQESVLKHHELNNVAHPTTSHWWARSRPQGADPQTSFMEPPNFNRETSHYYDNLSDRSLEEEDHLDWRNSSRLSRTFLMDDDGGNFNLPFDDIYTRHSQSSRENLDPADIV from the exons ATGATGTTCAGTGGGCAAAAAGGTCCCAATGctcttaatatattcaaatgGAAATGGCAAAATGAATCATCCTTAGAAGCAGGATTGCTTAATGATGTACCACCAGAAATTGAATTGTCTGACTACCACAGAGCACCAAGTCCTGGGAGTGAAAGCCCTTCAGGGCTTCTTAATGGTGATAGCTTAAATGTTGAACCAATTGCTGACTTGGACCTGTTCTTTGAGAGGCTTTATAATTATTATTGTGAAAAAGGGCTTTGGTGTATTATAATAAAGTGGATATTTGAGCTTCTGAGTCTTGCTTTCACCATATgcttttctggattttttttaCTGTATGTTGATTGGAATGGCCTTCGAAATGCAAAATGTGGGATGGATGCAGTGGAATCTGGAATTAAGCCATGCGATCTGGCCAAGGAAGCCCTTCATCAGCATCCCTTGACGCCTTTTACATTGGCAAAATCTATAATTGTTGGTTATTTGGGAATATTCTCTATCTACTggatcttttgtttcttgaaatTCTTTGCACAGTTGAAGGACACCCTGAAAATCCGTCATTTCTACTACAACAG TTTGAATGTGACGGATAATGAAATAAAAACCTTGCCATGGGCATTGCTTCTTGAAAAGGTTGTTCAGAGCCAAAGGTCACAACAGTTATGTGTAGTTAAAGACCTTTCTATACATGATGTTGTAATGCGACTGATGCGGAAGGAGAACTACTTGATTGGCATGCTTAACAAGGGTGTGCTTGCTTTTCCTATTTCTCCTTGGGTGCCTGGAGCTGGTCCAACTGTGAAATTTGGTCCAAATGGTGTGCGATATCGGTTGATTCTAACAAAAACCCTTGAGTGGACCTTAAATTGGTGTGTACTGCAAAGCATGTTTGATCG AAACTTCCGCATCCGAAGGGAATTTATTTCTGACCctaaaacattaaagaaaaggCTCATGATAGTTGGTTTTGTAATGCTTCTCCTTTCTCCATTTCTTGTAATATTCATGCTGGTCTACCTCTTCCTGAGGCATGCTGAACAGTTCTATAATCATCCAAGTACAGCATCATCCCGAAGATGGTCAAATCTCTCAAAGTGGATATTTAGGGAATTCAATGAG GTTGATCATTTCTTCAAGCACCGGATAAATACCAGTATTCTTCACGCTTCTGGATATCTAAAGCAATTTCCATCACCTATGATATCAATTGTTGCAAGGTTTATCTCACTTGTTTCTGGTGGCTTTGCTGCTATTCTCATCATCGTTGCATTTCTTGAAGAATCACTGCTGGAAGGCCAT ATATTTGGTCGCAACTTGTTCTGGTATGCTGCAGTTTTTGGTACTATAACAGCTATTAGCCGTGCTATGGTGACAGATGAACTTCTTGTCCTCGACCCTCAGGGGATGATGTCACTTGTTGTCCAACATACACATTATATGCCTAAGCAATGGCGGGGAAAAGAGAATACTGAGGCTGTGAGGATGGAGTTTGAAACCCTGTTTCAG TACACAGGAATGATGCTGCTAGAGGAGATGGCTTCGATCTTTCTCACACCATACTTACTTATATTTGTTGTCCCAaag CGGGTCGATGATGTTTTGCAGTTCATTGTAGATTTCACCATGGATGTAGAAGGTGTTGGTCATGTTTGCAG CTTTAGTGTCTTTGATTTTCAAAGTCATGGCAACTCTAGATATGGTTCACCCTTTAATGCACCTCGCCTCCAGAGGAGTTCCcagggaaaaatggaaaaatcattCTTGAG CTTTCGCACTAGCTACCCTTCTTGGGAACCAAATACTGAGGGAAAGCTCTTCCTGTCCGCTCTTGAGAGATTCAGAGAGCAACAATTGCAAGCGCAGGCACTGAGACCGGCATATGTCACTTCTAGATTTCAGCAATTCAGCCCAAACTACCGAGTTTTAAGCGATAGAAATAGCTACTTGTCAAGAGAAATACCTGTCAACTATTTAGGAACTGGTTATCAGTTAAATTCAATGTTGCCAATGGATGGGGAGCAAAGGGACTACCCCTATATACTGGACTGGTTTTACACCTCACAGCCCCAGCAGTCCAATGATTTAAGAGAGGTTTCATCAAGTTCTTCAGGCATTGCTGAGGAATGCAATAACGACTTATGGACTTCGCCTCGCCTGACACAAAACGAAGTAACATACGATGAGAATTGGAGACACCTTCTCGAGGATAGAGCACGCAGTCACCTTGAAGCTTCAACATCAGCTCCTCTCTTTCAGGAAAGTGTGCTGAAACATCACGAGTTGAACAATGTTGCACACCCTACCACTAGCCACTGGTGGGCGCGAAGTCGGCCACAGGGTGCAGATCCGCAGACTAGTTTTATGGAGCCCCCAAATTTCAACC
- the LOC113719480 gene encoding autophagy-related protein 9 isoform X2: protein MMFSGQKGPNALNIFKWKWQNESSLEAGLLNDVPPEIELSDYHRAPSPGSESPSGLLNGDSLNVEPIADLDLFFERLYNYYCEKGLWCIIIKWIFELLSLAFTICFSGFFLLYVDWNGLRNAKCGMDAVESGIKPCDLAKEALHQHPLTPFTLAKSIIVGYLGIFSIYWIFCFLKFFAQLKDTLKIRHFYYNSLNVTDNEIKTLPWALLLEKVVQSQRSQQLCVVKDLSIHDVVMRLMRKENYLIGMLNKGVLAFPISPWVPGAGPTVKFGPNGVRYRLILTKTLEWTLNWCVLQSMFDRNFRIRREFISDPKTLKKRLMIVGFVMLLLSPFLVIFMLVYLFLRHAEQFYNHPSTASSRRWSNLSKWIFREFNEVDHFFKHRINTSILHASGYLKQFPSPMISIVARFISLVSGGFAAILIIVAFLEESLLEGHIFGRNLFWYAAVFGTITAISRAMVTDELLVLDPQGMMSLVVQHTHYMPKQWRGKENTEAVRMEFETLFQYTGMMLLEEMASIFLTPYLLIFVVPKRVDDVLQFIVDFTMDVEGVGHVCSFRTSYPSWEPNTEGKLFLSALERFREQQLQAQALRPAYVTSRFQQFSPNYRVLSDRNSYLSREIPVNYLGTGYQLNSMLPMDGEQRDYPYILDWFYTSQPQQSNDLREVSSSSSGIAEECNNDLWTSPRLTQNEVTYDENWRHLLEDRARSHLEASTSAPLFQESVLKHHELNNVAHPTTSHWWARSRPQGADPQTSFMEPPNFNRETSHYYDNLSDRSLEEEDHLDWRNSSRLSRTFLMDDDGGNFNLPFDDIYTRHSQSSRENLDPADIV from the exons ATGATGTTCAGTGGGCAAAAAGGTCCCAATGctcttaatatattcaaatgGAAATGGCAAAATGAATCATCCTTAGAAGCAGGATTGCTTAATGATGTACCACCAGAAATTGAATTGTCTGACTACCACAGAGCACCAAGTCCTGGGAGTGAAAGCCCTTCAGGGCTTCTTAATGGTGATAGCTTAAATGTTGAACCAATTGCTGACTTGGACCTGTTCTTTGAGAGGCTTTATAATTATTATTGTGAAAAAGGGCTTTGGTGTATTATAATAAAGTGGATATTTGAGCTTCTGAGTCTTGCTTTCACCATATgcttttctggattttttttaCTGTATGTTGATTGGAATGGCCTTCGAAATGCAAAATGTGGGATGGATGCAGTGGAATCTGGAATTAAGCCATGCGATCTGGCCAAGGAAGCCCTTCATCAGCATCCCTTGACGCCTTTTACATTGGCAAAATCTATAATTGTTGGTTATTTGGGAATATTCTCTATCTACTggatcttttgtttcttgaaatTCTTTGCACAGTTGAAGGACACCCTGAAAATCCGTCATTTCTACTACAACAG TTTGAATGTGACGGATAATGAAATAAAAACCTTGCCATGGGCATTGCTTCTTGAAAAGGTTGTTCAGAGCCAAAGGTCACAACAGTTATGTGTAGTTAAAGACCTTTCTATACATGATGTTGTAATGCGACTGATGCGGAAGGAGAACTACTTGATTGGCATGCTTAACAAGGGTGTGCTTGCTTTTCCTATTTCTCCTTGGGTGCCTGGAGCTGGTCCAACTGTGAAATTTGGTCCAAATGGTGTGCGATATCGGTTGATTCTAACAAAAACCCTTGAGTGGACCTTAAATTGGTGTGTACTGCAAAGCATGTTTGATCG AAACTTCCGCATCCGAAGGGAATTTATTTCTGACCctaaaacattaaagaaaaggCTCATGATAGTTGGTTTTGTAATGCTTCTCCTTTCTCCATTTCTTGTAATATTCATGCTGGTCTACCTCTTCCTGAGGCATGCTGAACAGTTCTATAATCATCCAAGTACAGCATCATCCCGAAGATGGTCAAATCTCTCAAAGTGGATATTTAGGGAATTCAATGAG GTTGATCATTTCTTCAAGCACCGGATAAATACCAGTATTCTTCACGCTTCTGGATATCTAAAGCAATTTCCATCACCTATGATATCAATTGTTGCAAGGTTTATCTCACTTGTTTCTGGTGGCTTTGCTGCTATTCTCATCATCGTTGCATTTCTTGAAGAATCACTGCTGGAAGGCCAT ATATTTGGTCGCAACTTGTTCTGGTATGCTGCAGTTTTTGGTACTATAACAGCTATTAGCCGTGCTATGGTGACAGATGAACTTCTTGTCCTCGACCCTCAGGGGATGATGTCACTTGTTGTCCAACATACACATTATATGCCTAAGCAATGGCGGGGAAAAGAGAATACTGAGGCTGTGAGGATGGAGTTTGAAACCCTGTTTCAG TACACAGGAATGATGCTGCTAGAGGAGATGGCTTCGATCTTTCTCACACCATACTTACTTATATTTGTTGTCCCAaag CGGGTCGATGATGTTTTGCAGTTCATTGTAGATTTCACCATGGATGTAGAAGGTGTTGGTCATGTTTGCAG CTTTCGCACTAGCTACCCTTCTTGGGAACCAAATACTGAGGGAAAGCTCTTCCTGTCCGCTCTTGAGAGATTCAGAGAGCAACAATTGCAAGCGCAGGCACTGAGACCGGCATATGTCACTTCTAGATTTCAGCAATTCAGCCCAAACTACCGAGTTTTAAGCGATAGAAATAGCTACTTGTCAAGAGAAATACCTGTCAACTATTTAGGAACTGGTTATCAGTTAAATTCAATGTTGCCAATGGATGGGGAGCAAAGGGACTACCCCTATATACTGGACTGGTTTTACACCTCACAGCCCCAGCAGTCCAATGATTTAAGAGAGGTTTCATCAAGTTCTTCAGGCATTGCTGAGGAATGCAATAACGACTTATGGACTTCGCCTCGCCTGACACAAAACGAAGTAACATACGATGAGAATTGGAGACACCTTCTCGAGGATAGAGCACGCAGTCACCTTGAAGCTTCAACATCAGCTCCTCTCTTTCAGGAAAGTGTGCTGAAACATCACGAGTTGAACAATGTTGCACACCCTACCACTAGCCACTGGTGGGCGCGAAGTCGGCCACAGGGTGCAGATCCGCAGACTAGTTTTATGGAGCCCCCAAATTTCAACC